In one Drosophila albomicans strain 15112-1751.03 chromosome X, ASM965048v2, whole genome shotgun sequence genomic region, the following are encoded:
- the LOC117568720 gene encoding guanine nucleotide-releasing factor 2 isoform X3, whose translation MPQFDESFLSDCALAERWRFYSYNVQQLEEEPHQHHQQQQQLLPSQQHRSLWSLRDNNNNNNDDNNNSNNTKHTLHDIKFHRRRKYKKLPRLALSATSATATTSATTTPICTPLTPPTTPSTCALLVKNLSRYGSISSPSTPSNCSAGGGGVVGGCSSSSNNSINSSIYTSSSSTPPPPQQQQQQQLNTTTAAAAAGTTTPTAPRGGGVPPAPPSAGSTGSSGHKNSLKGTKLARRARSFKDDLIEKISLMRTTNNTLGRSHSPHSPRNKHGSQKPPPTTEEVQRSTQTLETHVKDISNALKHFRDVILKKKLEVLPGNGTVILETIASMYSVIQSYTLNENNAIMNSATQQVYQSLGKLIKLCDEVMLSEKSGECASLSNENVREVIDLLEDAVRNLVTLAQGKLKEQDQCAFRYSGAGLGGIGAAADIMGAVAVATAASSAGAGVGGGGGMRHPAPTDVAAQRTSLPDIALTPKERDILEQSNVNPMRGSHSIESILRDTSPPPKPPLPNRASNPPPLPPKRRSQPQSQLMQATNQQPPTSGSNNIAYANANNSHSSQANSPLPYAQSHNISINSDLDCSSNISLLNYGVDLLSVRSRSPDENSQCSFDSALNHSLDVEEQLHLPKPPTRQQLHHQQQHLEDDVDKMMNYTETQAEAVAASVVAASLEAATSSVHATPPPLPSATVATGGSEANTELRKAAAALTSNRHSNESGFVSMMSFRTSTQSVSKRSSEHSVQSSSTKSSSSNSEILFGMSETTASTTTSSTSTTSRSNNSSEYQQLSQTQSSSTQRHITTNSNGGSSSCSSTTASATIISNSSNNSEQLTTATAATTTLSTNLHPRGSNCSSPELLAPALPPKTQQRINATPRIDAAMDELDDNFELPELRILSPHHHQHHSSSSQLHQWQSKHHSLMEPPRSAHLPSSSSSAFDQHLEKPPPLPMKKKHMFQSVAFSVLAYVECVYSLEHRHTMHTTYNIARNISHSQTMNIMPMSKDMSPELETPPALPPKNYKQRKASTTSSSSASASASTTVPTAIITTPPASPKPMLGDVGLRGSRMTTVSEELNDVQGASEDAAGGAPATLDSNENTFYCHSHQLPSETREESTMLVPINTPQMLEAGGEDVTGGAEQQQTESRQQLPCELELDEEDEEEEEEEDVDNQLPNMLEEIDITPYLILKKNEEDGPEVKGGYIDALIVHASRVQKVADNAFSEAFITTFRTFIQPIDVIEKLTHRYTYFFCQVHDQKQKAAKETFSLLVRVVNDLTSTDLTSQLLSLLVEFVYQLVCSGQLYLAKLLRNKFVEKVTLYKDQRSIHYALERDQLGGIMGSGGVCSGGNQLSLLDLKSLEIAEQMTLLDAELFQKIEIPEVLLFAKDQCEEKSPNLNKFTEHFNKMSYWARSKILRLQDAKEREKHVNKFIKIMKHLRKMNNYNSYLALLSALDSGPIRRLEWQKGIAEELCSFCALIDSSSSFRAYRQALAETNPPCIPYIGLVLQDLTFVHVGNQDYVSKGVINFSKRWQQYNIIVNMKRFKKCAYPFRRNERIIRFFDNFKDFMGEEEMWQISERIKPRGRRLVNNY comes from the exons ATGCCGCAATTTGATGAATCTTTCTTGAGCGATTGTGCGCTCGCTGAACGCTGGCGTTTCTATTCGTACAACGTGCAACAGCTTGAAGAAGAGCCACACCAacaccatcagcaacagcaacagctgctgccatCGCAGCAACACAGATCGTTGTGGTCACTGcgcgataacaacaacaacaacaacgatgacaacaacaacagcaacaacacaaagcaCACACTGCATGACATCAAATTCCACAGGCGtcgcaaatataaaaaactgcCACGTTTGGCGCTATCAGCAAcatcagccacagcaacaacatcggcaacaacaacacccaTTTGCACACCATTGACACCGCCAACAACACCATCGACGTGTGCGTTGCTGGTCAAGAATTTGTCGCGCT ACGGCAGCATCAGTTCTCCATCCACGCCCAGCAATTGCTCAGCgggcggcggcggcgtcgtcggtggttgcagcagcagcagcaacaacagcatcaacagcagcatctATACGAGCTCCTCCTCAACGCCTCCGccaccgcaacagcaacagcaacaacagctgaatacaacaacagcagcagcagcagcaggaacaacCACGCCCACAGCGCCCAGAGGCGGAGGAGTTCCGCCGGCTCCTCCAAGTGCGGGGTCGACGGGTTCGTCGGGGCACAAGAACAGTTTGAAGGGTACGAAATTGGCACGGCGTGCACGGAGCTTTAAGGACGATCTGATCGAGAAGATCTCACTGATGCGGACCACAAACAATACGCTGGGTCGCTCCCATTCGCCGCACAGTCCGCGCAACAAACACGGCAGCCAAAAGCCGCCGCCAACCACCGAGGAAGTGCAGCGATCGACGCAAACGCTGGAGACACACGTCAAGGACATCTCGAATGCCCTCAAGCATTTTCGCGATGTCATACTCAAGAAGAAGCTCGAGGTTCTCCCCGGCAATGGCACAGTCATACTGGAGACCATTGCCAGCATGTATTCCG tcattcagtcataTACGTTGAACGAGAACAACGCCATCATGAACTCGGCCACACAGCAGGTGTATCAGTCGCTGGGCAAGCTGATCAAGCTCTGTGACGAGGTCATGCTCAGCGAGAAGAGCGGCGAGTGCGCCTCGCTAAGCAACGAGAATGTCCGCGAAGTTATCGATCTGCTCGAGGATGCAGTGCGG AATCTGGTCACACTGGCGCAGGGCAAACTCAAGGAGCAGGATCAGTGCGCGTTTCGCTACAGCGGCGCTGGCTTGGGCGGCATCGGCGCCGCCGCCGATATTATGGgcgccgttgccgttgccaccGCGGCGAGCAGCGCTGGCGCTGGCGTTGGCGGTGGCGGGGGAATGCGACATCCGGCGCCAACGGATGTTGCAGCACAACGGACATCGCTGCCGGACATTGCGCTGACGCCGAAGGAACGCGACATCCTAGAGCAGAGCAATGTGAATCCGATGCGTGGCTCGCACAGCATCGAGAGCATATTGCGAGACACGAGCCCGCCGCCAAAACCGCCGCTGCCGAATCGAGCGAGCAATCCGCCGCCATTGCCACCGAAGCGTCGGAGtcagccgcagtcgcagctgATGCAGGCAACCAACCAACAGCCACCGACGTCCGGTAGCAATAATATCGCCTATGCGAATGCAAACAACAGTCACTCGTCGCAGGCGAACAGTCCGTTGCCATATGCGCAGTCGCACAACATTAGCATCAACTCGGATCTGGATTGCAGTTCCAACATCTCGTTGCTTAACTACGGCGTCGATCT CCTCTCGGTACGCTCACGCTCGCCGGACGAGAACAGTCAATGCTCATTCGACTCGGCGCTTAATCATTCGCTCGATGTGGAAGAGCAACTGCATTTGCCAAAGCCGCCCACGAGACAGCAGCTgcaccatcagcagcagcatctggAGGACGATGTGGACAAGATGATGAACTACA CAGAAACACAGGCCGAGGCAGTCGCTGcatctgttgttgctgcatccCTGGAGGCAGCCACATCCAGTGTACATGCAACGCCGCCTCCGCTGCCGTcggcaactgttgcaactGGTGGCTCTGAGGCCAACACGGAGCTGCGcaaagcagcggcagcattaACCAGCAATCGTCACTCAAATGAATCGG GATTCGTATCGATGATGTCATTTCGCACGTCCACACAGAGTGTCTCGAAGCGTTCGTCGGAGCACAGTGTGCAATCATCGTCCACGAAATCGTCGAGCAGCAACTCGGAGATTCTCTTTGGCATGAGCGAGACGACGGCGTCGACAACGACGTcatcgacgtcgacgacgagtcgcagcaacaacagcagcgagtaTCAGCAGTTGAGTCAAACGCAGTCGTCATCCACACAGCGTCACATCACCACCAACAGCaatggcggcagcagcagctgcagcagcacaacagcaaGTGCTAcaatcatcagcaacagcagcaacaacagcgaacagttgacaacggcaacagctgcGACAACGACATTGTCGACCAATTTGCATCCGCGTGGCAGCAATTGCTCATCGCCGGAACTTTTGGCGCCGGCATTGCCACCAAAGACACAACAGCGCATTAATGCCACACCGCGTATTGATGCGGCCATGGATGAACTCGATGATAATTT CGAGTTGCCAGAGCTGCGAATATTGTCGCCGcaccatcatcagcatcattcGTCGTCATCGCAGCTGCATCAGTGGCAATCGAAGCATCACAGCCTGATGGAGCCACCGCGAAGCGCACAtttgccaagcagcagcagcagcgccttTGACCAGCATTTGGAGAAGCCGCCGCCGTTGCCCATGAAGAAGAAGCACA TGTTTCAGAGTGTCGCCTTTTCGG TCTTGGCGTATGTGGAATGCGTATACTCGTTGGAGCATCGGCATACGATGCACACTACCTACAACATCGCCCGCAACATATCGCACAGTCAAACCATGAA CATCATGCCGATGAGCAAGGATATGTCGCCGGAGCTGGAGACGCCGCCAGCGTTGCCGCCGAAGAACTACAAGCAGCGCAAGGCATCCACaacatcctcctcctccgcctccgcctccgcctcaaCTACAGTGCCGACAGCAATCATCACCACACCGCCAGCTAGTCCGAAGCCCATGCTAGGCGATGTCGGGCTGCGAGGCAGTCGCATGACGACGGTCAGCGAGGAGCTCAACGATGTGCAGGGTGCGAGCGAAGATGCTGCTGGTGGAGCGCCGGCGACATTGGACAGCAATGAGAATACGTTTTACTGTCACTCGCATCAGTTGCCCAGCGAAACAAGGGAAGAGTCCACAATGTTGGTGCCCATTAATACGCCCCAAATGCTGGAGGCAGGTGGCGAAGATGTCACTGGCGGAGCGGAGCAACAGCAGACGGAATCAAGGCAGCAATTACCTTGTGAACTGGAGCTGGacgaggaggatgaggaggaggaggaggaagaagatGTCGATAATCAGCTGCCTAATATGCTGGAGGAGATTGACATTACGCCATATTTAATACTCAAAAAGAATGAGGAGGATGGGCCCGAGGTGAAGGGCGGCTACATTGATGCGCTGATCGTGCACGCCAGTCGCGTCCAAAAAGTCGCCGATAATG CATTCAGCGAGGCGTTCATCACCACCTTTCGCACGTTCATTCAGCCGATCGATGTGATCGAGAAGCTGACCCATCGCTACACATACTTCTTCTGTCAGGTGCACGATCAGAAGCAGAAGGCGGCCAAGGAGACCTTTTCGCTCCTCGTGCGCGTTGTCAACGATCTGAC CTCCACAGATCTGACAAGCCAACTGCTGAGCCTGTTGGTGGAGTTTGTCTATCAGCTGGTCTGCTCCGGTCAGCTCTATTTGGCCAAGCTGTTGCGCAACAAATTCGTGGAGAAAGTGACGCTCTACAAGGATCAACGCAGCATCCATTATGCCTTGGAGCGCGATCAGCTTGGCGGCATTATGGGCAGCGGCGGTGTCTGTAGCGGTGGCAATCAATTAAGTTTGCTCGACTTGAAGTCATTGGAGATTGCCGAACAGATGACGCTCCTGGATGCGGAGTTGTTTCAGAAAATCGAGATACCcgaagtattattatttgccaaAGATCAGTGCGAGGAGAAATCACCCAATCTCAACAAGTTCACCGAGCACTTTAACAAAATGTCGTATTGGGCGCGCTCGAAAATCTTGCGACTGCAGGACGCCAAGGAGCGCGAGAAGCATGTGAATAAGTTTATCAAAATCATGAAACATTTGCGCAAAATGAACAATTACAATTCGTATCTGGCTCTGCTCTCTGCCCTGGACTCGGGTCCCATACGCAG ATTGGAATGGCAGAAGGGCATTGCGGAGGAGTTGTGCTCGTTTTGTGCGCTCATCGATTCGAGCTCCAGTTTTCGTGCCTATCGTCAGGCGCTGGCCGAAACCAATCCGCCCTGCATACCCTACAT CGGTCTGGTTCTACAGGATTTGACATTTGTGCATGTGGGCAATCAGGATTATGTGTCCAAGGGTGTCATCAACTTCTCCAAGCGCTGGCAACAGTACAACATAATTGTGAACATGAAACGTTTCAAGAAGTG CGCGTATCCATTTCGACGCAATGAGCGCATCATACGATTTTTTGACAACTTTAAGGATTTTATGGGCGAGGAGGAGATGTGGCAAATATCGGAACGCATCAAGCCCCGTGGTCGACGTCTGGTCAACAACTATTAG
- the LOC117568720 gene encoding guanine nucleotide-releasing factor 2 isoform X1, whose protein sequence is MPQFDESFLSDCALAERWRFYSYNVQQLEEEPHQHHQQQQQLLPSQQHRSLWSLRDNNNNNNDDNNNSNNTKHTLHDIKFHRRRKYKKLPRLALSATSATATTSATTTPICTPLTPPTTPSTCALLVKNLSRYGSISSPSTPSNCSAGGGGVVGGCSSSSNNSINSSIYTSSSSTPPPPQQQQQQQLNTTTAAAAAGTTTPTAPRGGGVPPAPPSAGSTGSSGHKNSLKGTKLARRARSFKDDLIEKISLMRTTNNTLGRSHSPHSPRNKHGSQKPPPTTEEVQRSTQTLETHVKDISNALKHFRDVILKKKLEVLPGNGTVILETIASMYSVIQSYTLNENNAIMNSATQQVYQSLGKLIKLCDEVMLSEKSGECASLSNENVREVIDLLEDAVRNLVTLAQGKLKEQDQCAFRYSGAGLGGIGAAADIMGAVAVATAASSAGAGVGGGGGMRHPAPTDVAAQRTSLPDIALTPKERDILEQSNVNPMRGSHSIESILRDTSPPPKPPLPNRASNPPPLPPKRRSQPQSQLMQATNQQPPTSGSNNIAYANANNSHSSQANSPLPYAQSHNISINSDLDCSSNISLLNYGVDLLSVRSRSPDENSQCSFDSALNHSLDVEEQLHLPKPPTRQQLHHQQQHLEDDVDKMMNYNQSPTILNIDHATILRSAETQAEAVAASVVAASLEAATSSVHATPPPLPSATVATGGSEANTELRKAAAALTSNRHSNESGFVSMMSFRTSTQSVSKRSSEHSVQSSSTKSSSSNSEILFGMSETTASTTTSSTSTTSRSNNSSEYQQLSQTQSSSTQRHITTNSNGGSSSCSSTTASATIISNSSNNSEQLTTATAATTTLSTNLHPRGSNCSSPELLAPALPPKTQQRINATPRIDAAMDELDDNFELPELRILSPHHHQHHSSSSQLHQWQSKHHSLMEPPRSAHLPSSSSSAFDQHLEKPPPLPMKKKHMFQSVAFSVLAYVECVYSLEHRHTMHTTYNIARNISHSQTMNIMPMSKDMSPELETPPALPPKNYKQRKASTTSSSSASASASTTVPTAIITTPPASPKPMLGDVGLRGSRMTTVSEELNDVQGASEDAAGGAPATLDSNENTFYCHSHQLPSETREESTMLVPINTPQMLEAGGEDVTGGAEQQQTESRQQLPCELELDEEDEEEEEEEDVDNQLPNMLEEIDITPYLILKKNEEDGPEVKGGYIDALIVHASRVQKVADNAFSEAFITTFRTFIQPIDVIEKLTHRYTYFFCQVHDQKQKAAKETFSLLVRVVNDLTSTDLTSQLLSLLVEFVYQLVCSGQLYLAKLLRNKFVEKVTLYKDQRSIHYALERDQLGGIMGSGGVCSGGNQLSLLDLKSLEIAEQMTLLDAELFQKIEIPEVLLFAKDQCEEKSPNLNKFTEHFNKMSYWARSKILRLQDAKEREKHVNKFIKIMKHLRKMNNYNSYLALLSALDSGPIRRLEWQKGIAEELCSFCALIDSSSSFRAYRQALAETNPPCIPYIGLVLQDLTFVHVGNQDYVSKGVINFSKRWQQYNIIVNMKRFKKCAYPFRRNERIIRFFDNFKDFMGEEEMWQISERIKPRGRRLVNNY, encoded by the exons ATGCCGCAATTTGATGAATCTTTCTTGAGCGATTGTGCGCTCGCTGAACGCTGGCGTTTCTATTCGTACAACGTGCAACAGCTTGAAGAAGAGCCACACCAacaccatcagcaacagcaacagctgctgccatCGCAGCAACACAGATCGTTGTGGTCACTGcgcgataacaacaacaacaacaacgatgacaacaacaacagcaacaacacaaagcaCACACTGCATGACATCAAATTCCACAGGCGtcgcaaatataaaaaactgcCACGTTTGGCGCTATCAGCAAcatcagccacagcaacaacatcggcaacaacaacacccaTTTGCACACCATTGACACCGCCAACAACACCATCGACGTGTGCGTTGCTGGTCAAGAATTTGTCGCGCT ACGGCAGCATCAGTTCTCCATCCACGCCCAGCAATTGCTCAGCgggcggcggcggcgtcgtcggtggttgcagcagcagcagcaacaacagcatcaacagcagcatctATACGAGCTCCTCCTCAACGCCTCCGccaccgcaacagcaacagcaacaacagctgaatacaacaacagcagcagcagcagcaggaacaacCACGCCCACAGCGCCCAGAGGCGGAGGAGTTCCGCCGGCTCCTCCAAGTGCGGGGTCGACGGGTTCGTCGGGGCACAAGAACAGTTTGAAGGGTACGAAATTGGCACGGCGTGCACGGAGCTTTAAGGACGATCTGATCGAGAAGATCTCACTGATGCGGACCACAAACAATACGCTGGGTCGCTCCCATTCGCCGCACAGTCCGCGCAACAAACACGGCAGCCAAAAGCCGCCGCCAACCACCGAGGAAGTGCAGCGATCGACGCAAACGCTGGAGACACACGTCAAGGACATCTCGAATGCCCTCAAGCATTTTCGCGATGTCATACTCAAGAAGAAGCTCGAGGTTCTCCCCGGCAATGGCACAGTCATACTGGAGACCATTGCCAGCATGTATTCCG tcattcagtcataTACGTTGAACGAGAACAACGCCATCATGAACTCGGCCACACAGCAGGTGTATCAGTCGCTGGGCAAGCTGATCAAGCTCTGTGACGAGGTCATGCTCAGCGAGAAGAGCGGCGAGTGCGCCTCGCTAAGCAACGAGAATGTCCGCGAAGTTATCGATCTGCTCGAGGATGCAGTGCGG AATCTGGTCACACTGGCGCAGGGCAAACTCAAGGAGCAGGATCAGTGCGCGTTTCGCTACAGCGGCGCTGGCTTGGGCGGCATCGGCGCCGCCGCCGATATTATGGgcgccgttgccgttgccaccGCGGCGAGCAGCGCTGGCGCTGGCGTTGGCGGTGGCGGGGGAATGCGACATCCGGCGCCAACGGATGTTGCAGCACAACGGACATCGCTGCCGGACATTGCGCTGACGCCGAAGGAACGCGACATCCTAGAGCAGAGCAATGTGAATCCGATGCGTGGCTCGCACAGCATCGAGAGCATATTGCGAGACACGAGCCCGCCGCCAAAACCGCCGCTGCCGAATCGAGCGAGCAATCCGCCGCCATTGCCACCGAAGCGTCGGAGtcagccgcagtcgcagctgATGCAGGCAACCAACCAACAGCCACCGACGTCCGGTAGCAATAATATCGCCTATGCGAATGCAAACAACAGTCACTCGTCGCAGGCGAACAGTCCGTTGCCATATGCGCAGTCGCACAACATTAGCATCAACTCGGATCTGGATTGCAGTTCCAACATCTCGTTGCTTAACTACGGCGTCGATCT CCTCTCGGTACGCTCACGCTCGCCGGACGAGAACAGTCAATGCTCATTCGACTCGGCGCTTAATCATTCGCTCGATGTGGAAGAGCAACTGCATTTGCCAAAGCCGCCCACGAGACAGCAGCTgcaccatcagcagcagcatctggAGGACGATGTGGACAAGATGATGAACTACA ATCAATCTCCAACGATTCTCAACATTGATCATGCCACAATTTTGCGATCAGCAGAAACACAGGCCGAGGCAGTCGCTGcatctgttgttgctgcatccCTGGAGGCAGCCACATCCAGTGTACATGCAACGCCGCCTCCGCTGCCGTcggcaactgttgcaactGGTGGCTCTGAGGCCAACACGGAGCTGCGcaaagcagcggcagcattaACCAGCAATCGTCACTCAAATGAATCGG GATTCGTATCGATGATGTCATTTCGCACGTCCACACAGAGTGTCTCGAAGCGTTCGTCGGAGCACAGTGTGCAATCATCGTCCACGAAATCGTCGAGCAGCAACTCGGAGATTCTCTTTGGCATGAGCGAGACGACGGCGTCGACAACGACGTcatcgacgtcgacgacgagtcgcagcaacaacagcagcgagtaTCAGCAGTTGAGTCAAACGCAGTCGTCATCCACACAGCGTCACATCACCACCAACAGCaatggcggcagcagcagctgcagcagcacaacagcaaGTGCTAcaatcatcagcaacagcagcaacaacagcgaacagttgacaacggcaacagctgcGACAACGACATTGTCGACCAATTTGCATCCGCGTGGCAGCAATTGCTCATCGCCGGAACTTTTGGCGCCGGCATTGCCACCAAAGACACAACAGCGCATTAATGCCACACCGCGTATTGATGCGGCCATGGATGAACTCGATGATAATTT CGAGTTGCCAGAGCTGCGAATATTGTCGCCGcaccatcatcagcatcattcGTCGTCATCGCAGCTGCATCAGTGGCAATCGAAGCATCACAGCCTGATGGAGCCACCGCGAAGCGCACAtttgccaagcagcagcagcagcgccttTGACCAGCATTTGGAGAAGCCGCCGCCGTTGCCCATGAAGAAGAAGCACA TGTTTCAGAGTGTCGCCTTTTCGG TCTTGGCGTATGTGGAATGCGTATACTCGTTGGAGCATCGGCATACGATGCACACTACCTACAACATCGCCCGCAACATATCGCACAGTCAAACCATGAA CATCATGCCGATGAGCAAGGATATGTCGCCGGAGCTGGAGACGCCGCCAGCGTTGCCGCCGAAGAACTACAAGCAGCGCAAGGCATCCACaacatcctcctcctccgcctccgcctccgcctcaaCTACAGTGCCGACAGCAATCATCACCACACCGCCAGCTAGTCCGAAGCCCATGCTAGGCGATGTCGGGCTGCGAGGCAGTCGCATGACGACGGTCAGCGAGGAGCTCAACGATGTGCAGGGTGCGAGCGAAGATGCTGCTGGTGGAGCGCCGGCGACATTGGACAGCAATGAGAATACGTTTTACTGTCACTCGCATCAGTTGCCCAGCGAAACAAGGGAAGAGTCCACAATGTTGGTGCCCATTAATACGCCCCAAATGCTGGAGGCAGGTGGCGAAGATGTCACTGGCGGAGCGGAGCAACAGCAGACGGAATCAAGGCAGCAATTACCTTGTGAACTGGAGCTGGacgaggaggatgaggaggaggaggaggaagaagatGTCGATAATCAGCTGCCTAATATGCTGGAGGAGATTGACATTACGCCATATTTAATACTCAAAAAGAATGAGGAGGATGGGCCCGAGGTGAAGGGCGGCTACATTGATGCGCTGATCGTGCACGCCAGTCGCGTCCAAAAAGTCGCCGATAATG CATTCAGCGAGGCGTTCATCACCACCTTTCGCACGTTCATTCAGCCGATCGATGTGATCGAGAAGCTGACCCATCGCTACACATACTTCTTCTGTCAGGTGCACGATCAGAAGCAGAAGGCGGCCAAGGAGACCTTTTCGCTCCTCGTGCGCGTTGTCAACGATCTGAC CTCCACAGATCTGACAAGCCAACTGCTGAGCCTGTTGGTGGAGTTTGTCTATCAGCTGGTCTGCTCCGGTCAGCTCTATTTGGCCAAGCTGTTGCGCAACAAATTCGTGGAGAAAGTGACGCTCTACAAGGATCAACGCAGCATCCATTATGCCTTGGAGCGCGATCAGCTTGGCGGCATTATGGGCAGCGGCGGTGTCTGTAGCGGTGGCAATCAATTAAGTTTGCTCGACTTGAAGTCATTGGAGATTGCCGAACAGATGACGCTCCTGGATGCGGAGTTGTTTCAGAAAATCGAGATACCcgaagtattattatttgccaaAGATCAGTGCGAGGAGAAATCACCCAATCTCAACAAGTTCACCGAGCACTTTAACAAAATGTCGTATTGGGCGCGCTCGAAAATCTTGCGACTGCAGGACGCCAAGGAGCGCGAGAAGCATGTGAATAAGTTTATCAAAATCATGAAACATTTGCGCAAAATGAACAATTACAATTCGTATCTGGCTCTGCTCTCTGCCCTGGACTCGGGTCCCATACGCAG ATTGGAATGGCAGAAGGGCATTGCGGAGGAGTTGTGCTCGTTTTGTGCGCTCATCGATTCGAGCTCCAGTTTTCGTGCCTATCGTCAGGCGCTGGCCGAAACCAATCCGCCCTGCATACCCTACAT CGGTCTGGTTCTACAGGATTTGACATTTGTGCATGTGGGCAATCAGGATTATGTGTCCAAGGGTGTCATCAACTTCTCCAAGCGCTGGCAACAGTACAACATAATTGTGAACATGAAACGTTTCAAGAAGTG CGCGTATCCATTTCGACGCAATGAGCGCATCATACGATTTTTTGACAACTTTAAGGATTTTATGGGCGAGGAGGAGATGTGGCAAATATCGGAACGCATCAAGCCCCGTGGTCGACGTCTGGTCAACAACTATTAG